A section of the Pseudomonadota bacterium genome encodes:
- the rpsG gene encoding 30S ribosomal protein S7 — protein MPRRREVPKRLILPDPKFHNQEVAKFMNVIMQSGKKSVAERIVYGALEHIAKNGQSDPLAIFNSALSNVRPLVEVKSRRVGGANYQVPVEVRPSRRSALAMRWLKDAARSRSEKSMAARLGNELKDASEGRGGAVKKKEEVHRTAEANKAFSHFRF, from the coding sequence ATGCCAAGACGTAGAGAAGTACCCAAGCGGTTGATATTGCCAGATCCGAAATTTCATAACCAAGAGGTTGCGAAATTTATGAATGTAATTATGCAGTCCGGCAAAAAGTCCGTGGCCGAGCGAATTGTTTATGGCGCGCTTGAGCACATTGCAAAAAATGGTCAGTCGGATCCGTTGGCTATCTTTAATAGTGCGTTGTCGAACGTGCGCCCTCTTGTTGAGGTTAAGTCTCGACGAGTGGGGGGGGCTAATTACCAAGTTCCTGTCGAAGTTCGTCCTTCGCGTCGTAGCGCTTTAGCGATGCGGTGGTTGAAGGACGCGGCAAGGTCTAGAAGTGAAAAGTCAATGGCTGCCAGGCTGGGTAATGAGCTCAAGGACGCGTCAGAAGGTCGTGGCGGCGCAGTGAAGAAAAAGGAAGAAGTGCACCGCACGGCAGAAGCAAACAAAGCATTTTCCCATTTCCGTTTTTAA
- the rpoC gene encoding DNA-directed RNA polymerase subunit beta': protein MKALLDLFKQVNQEREFDAIKISLASPEKIRSWSYGEVKKPETINYRTFKPERDGLFCARIFGPVKDYECLCGKYKRLKHRGVICEKCGVEVTLSKVRRERMAHIELASPVAHIWFLKSLPSRLGIVLDIPLRDIERVLYFEAYIVTHPGMTPLNKGDLLSEDNYLEKFEEFGDEFSAVMGAEGIRELLKNIDIPGEIEILRQQLSDTESDTKIKKIAKRLKVLEAFHKSGIKPEWMVMEVLPVLPPDLRPLVPLDGGRFATSDLNDLYRRVINRNNRLKRLLELKAPDIICRNEKRMLQESVDSLLDNGRRGKAMTGANKRPLKSLADMIKGKGGRFRQNLLGKRVDYSGRSVIVVGPQLKLHQCGLPKKMALELFKPFIFHKLEVLGFATTIKAAKRLVEQEVPEVWDILEDVIREHPVLLNRAPTLHRLGIQAFEPVLIEGKAIQLHPLVCAAFNADFDGDQMAVHVPLSIEAQMEARTLMMASNNVLSPANGEPIIVPSQDIVLGLYYMTREKIGAKGEGMIFANVTEAKRAYQNGDIELQASCEVRIAEGKADAEGGVGRRVSRQKTTVGRSFLSEILPEGLLFELVNKTLKKKEISRLINVSFRECGTRETVIFADKLMNTGFTFATRAGLSFAVKDMEIPEDKVRILARAEEEVKEIEGQYTSGLVTQGERYNKVVDIWGRAGDVVAKAMMDRLGKEPVKKWDVGSNAWVPVKDKKGQQIYQESFNSIYMMADSGARGSAAQIRQLAGMRGLMAKPDGSIIETPITANFREGLNVLQYFISTHGARKGLADTALKTANSGYLTRRLVDVTQDLVVVEDDCGTSRGFVQKALIEGGEVVEPLSERILGRVVAEDLIDPENGALLATAGTLLDEKLVNQIENSGVDEVKVRTPLTCETRYGLCANCYGRDLARGHLVSAGEAVGVIAAQSIGEPGTQLTMRTFHIGGAASRTAVASQIDSKSKGVIKFSPQMRYVTNESGEKVVIARSAEIVILDEVGRERERHKVPYGAMLQVSDGSTEKAGKVLANWDPHTRPIVTEYSGTVKFESVVEGVTVARQIDDVTGLSALVVIDPKRSSASQAKDSRPSVRLVDENGEEIKIAGTDTPVNITVPVNSVITVKNGQKVGVGEILARIPQESSKTRDITGGLPRVAELFEARAPKDAGMLAAVTGAISFGKDTKGKQRLVMTDSDGVSHEFLISKDKHMMVHEGQLVNIGEMIVDGPPDPHEILKLLGIEALARYIIDEVQDVYRLQGVKINDKHIEVIVRQMLRRVNITNSGHTSFIQGEQVERSEVLAANEKLIAEGKTPATYDNVLLGITKASLSTDSFISAASFQETTRVLTEAAIMGKRDELRGLKENVIVGRLIPGGTGLAYHRNRKLPEVPDIFEDVPAESESIFEEVSEGEG, encoded by the coding sequence ATGAAAGCGTTGTTGGATCTATTTAAGCAGGTAAATCAGGAACGAGAATTTGATGCGATTAAAATCAGCCTCGCATCACCGGAGAAAATTCGGTCTTGGTCTTATGGAGAGGTCAAGAAGCCAGAGACGATTAATTATCGGACGTTCAAGCCTGAGCGCGACGGATTGTTTTGCGCAAGGATTTTCGGGCCGGTAAAAGATTACGAGTGTCTTTGTGGCAAATACAAGCGTTTAAAGCACCGTGGTGTTATTTGCGAGAAGTGTGGTGTTGAAGTCACGTTGTCGAAGGTGCGCCGCGAGCGAATGGCTCACATTGAGCTTGCATCACCTGTAGCGCATATTTGGTTCCTTAAGTCTCTCCCTTCACGATTGGGTATTGTTTTAGATATTCCGCTCAGAGATATCGAGCGTGTGCTTTACTTTGAGGCCTATATCGTCACGCATCCAGGAATGACGCCTCTGAATAAAGGGGATTTATTATCTGAGGATAATTATTTAGAAAAATTCGAAGAGTTTGGCGATGAGTTCTCTGCGGTGATGGGTGCTGAGGGGATCCGCGAGCTACTTAAAAATATTGATATACCTGGTGAAATTGAGATACTTCGGCAACAACTGAGCGATACCGAATCCGATACTAAAATCAAAAAGATTGCTAAGCGACTCAAAGTTCTAGAGGCATTTCATAAGTCTGGAATCAAGCCGGAATGGATGGTGATGGAGGTGTTGCCCGTATTGCCACCAGATCTGAGACCGTTGGTTCCCCTAGACGGAGGACGTTTTGCGACGTCAGACCTTAACGATTTATATCGAAGAGTCATTAACCGAAATAATAGATTGAAGAGGCTTCTCGAGCTTAAGGCTCCCGACATCATCTGTCGAAACGAAAAGCGAATGCTGCAAGAGTCGGTCGACTCATTGCTTGATAATGGGCGTCGTGGCAAGGCGATGACTGGGGCTAATAAACGCCCATTGAAGTCATTAGCTGACATGATAAAAGGTAAGGGCGGCCGATTCCGACAAAACTTGCTTGGTAAACGGGTTGATTACTCAGGGCGTTCAGTGATTGTTGTTGGTCCTCAGTTGAAATTGCATCAGTGTGGTTTGCCGAAGAAAATGGCGCTTGAATTATTTAAACCATTTATTTTTCATAAGCTCGAGGTTTTGGGGTTCGCCACAACGATTAAAGCTGCTAAGCGATTGGTGGAGCAGGAAGTTCCGGAAGTGTGGGATATTCTTGAGGATGTGATTAGAGAACACCCAGTCCTTTTGAATAGAGCGCCTACGCTACATCGTTTGGGCATTCAGGCATTTGAGCCCGTGCTCATTGAGGGCAAGGCAATACAGTTGCACCCATTGGTGTGTGCTGCCTTTAACGCCGATTTTGATGGTGATCAAATGGCTGTTCATGTGCCTCTATCCATTGAGGCGCAGATGGAAGCAAGAACTTTGATGATGGCATCGAATAACGTGCTTTCCCCGGCTAATGGAGAACCTATTATTGTTCCGTCTCAAGATATCGTATTGGGTCTTTATTACATGACCCGAGAGAAAATTGGGGCGAAGGGCGAAGGCATGATCTTTGCGAACGTTACAGAGGCGAAGCGGGCTTACCAGAACGGTGATATCGAGCTTCAAGCGTCGTGTGAAGTTCGTATTGCCGAGGGTAAGGCTGATGCAGAAGGTGGCGTCGGTAGGCGCGTCAGTCGGCAGAAGACGACCGTTGGTCGATCATTCTTGTCAGAGATTTTACCCGAAGGATTGCTTTTTGAATTAGTCAATAAGACGCTTAAAAAGAAAGAAATTTCTCGCCTTATTAACGTGAGTTTCAGAGAGTGTGGCACACGTGAAACGGTGATCTTCGCTGATAAATTGATGAACACGGGCTTCACGTTTGCGACGCGGGCAGGATTGTCGTTCGCGGTTAAGGATATGGAGATTCCTGAAGATAAGGTCAGAATTCTTGCTAGGGCTGAAGAAGAGGTAAAAGAGATTGAGGGTCAGTATACTTCGGGTCTTGTCACGCAAGGCGAGCGATACAACAAGGTTGTAGATATTTGGGGTCGAGCGGGAGATGTGGTTGCAAAGGCCATGATGGATCGGCTGGGTAAAGAGCCAGTTAAAAAGTGGGACGTTGGTTCCAATGCTTGGGTTCCGGTAAAAGATAAAAAGGGACAACAAATTTATCAAGAGTCTTTTAATTCAATATATATGATGGCCGACTCCGGTGCTCGAGGTTCTGCTGCTCAGATCAGACAGTTGGCCGGTATGCGTGGACTCATGGCGAAACCGGATGGTTCGATTATTGAGACGCCGATTACGGCGAACTTCAGAGAAGGGTTGAATGTGTTGCAGTACTTCATTTCAACTCATGGAGCTCGAAAAGGACTTGCAGACACTGCGCTTAAGACTGCTAACTCTGGATATCTAACCAGAAGACTGGTTGATGTCACGCAGGATTTGGTTGTTGTAGAGGATGATTGTGGTACCTCTCGCGGGTTCGTCCAAAAGGCATTAATCGAAGGTGGAGAGGTCGTTGAGCCTTTGAGCGAAAGAATTCTCGGCCGTGTGGTTGCAGAGGATCTGATTGATCCAGAAAATGGCGCACTGCTAGCAACAGCCGGGACTTTGCTTGATGAAAAGCTGGTGAACCAAATTGAGAATAGCGGGGTTGACGAGGTGAAGGTGAGGACACCTCTGACTTGTGAGACGCGTTATGGACTTTGTGCGAATTGTTATGGACGGGACTTGGCTCGAGGCCATTTGGTTAGTGCTGGTGAGGCTGTGGGTGTCATTGCTGCGCAATCGATTGGAGAGCCAGGCACTCAGTTGACGATGAGAACATTCCATATTGGGGGTGCTGCGTCACGAACTGCAGTTGCTAGCCAAATCGATTCAAAATCCAAAGGGGTTATTAAATTCTCACCGCAAATGCGTTATGTGACCAATGAGAGTGGTGAAAAAGTTGTTATTGCGCGGTCTGCTGAGATTGTGATCCTTGATGAAGTCGGGAGAGAGCGAGAGCGACATAAGGTTCCCTACGGAGCGATGTTGCAGGTTTCCGATGGTTCCACCGAAAAAGCCGGAAAAGTCTTGGCCAATTGGGACCCCCATACACGGCCGATCGTTACGGAATATTCGGGTACCGTTAAATTTGAAAGTGTTGTAGAGGGCGTCACTGTTGCGAGACAGATTGACGATGTAACTGGGCTCTCAGCACTAGTGGTCATCGATCCTAAGAGGAGTTCCGCTTCTCAAGCGAAGGACTCTCGGCCCAGCGTTCGATTGGTCGACGAAAATGGTGAGGAAATCAAAATTGCGGGAACCGACACGCCAGTGAACATTACGGTACCAGTCAATTCGGTCATTACAGTAAAAAATGGACAAAAGGTTGGGGTTGGTGAAATTCTGGCTCGAATTCCGCAGGAAAGTTCAAAAACCCGAGATATTACGGGTGGTCTGCCGAGGGTTGCGGAACTTTTTGAGGCTCGGGCGCCGAAGGATGCTGGGATGTTAGCGGCGGTCACTGGCGCTATATCGTTCGGCAAAGACACCAAAGGCAAGCAGCGCTTAGTTATGACTGACAGTGATGGTGTATCTCACGAGTTTTTGATCTCTAAGGATAAGCACATGATGGTTCATGAGGGCCAGTTGGTTAACATCGGCGAGATGATCGTTGATGGCCCACCGGATCCGCATGAGATCCTTAAATTATTAGGGATTGAGGCTTTAGCGCGATATATCATCGATGAAGTTCAAGATGTGTACCGTTTGCAAGGCGTGAAGATCAATGACAAGCATATTGAGGTTATTGTGAGGCAGATGCTGCGTCGCGTGAACATCACCAACTCTGGACACACTAGCTTCATCCAGGGAGAGCAAGTAGAGCGCTCTGAAGTGCTGGCTGCTAACGAAAAACTCATTGCTGAGGGTAAAACGCCAGCGACCTATGACAACGTGTTACTGGGCATTACCAAGGCATCGTTGTCAACAGATTCGTTCATTTCGGCAGCTTCTTTCCAAGAAACGACTCGAGTACTTACTGAAGCAGCAATCATGGGCAAGAGAGATGAGCTTCGCGGCCTTAAAGAGAACGTAATTGTGGGTCGATTGATTCCGGGTGGAACAGGTCTCGCGTACCATAGAAATCGTAAGCTACCAGAAGTGCCTGACATTTTTGAGGACGTACCAGCCGAGTCTGAGAGTATTTTTGAGGAGGTTTCTGAAGGCGAAGGCTAA
- the rpsL gene encoding 30S ribosomal protein S12 has translation MPTTNQLVRKGRSVPIVKSKVPALGGAPAKRGVCTRVYTTTPKKPNSALRKVAKVRLTTGFEVISYIGGEGHNLQEHSVVLIRGGRVKDLPGVRYHVVRGSLDTQGVKDRKQSRSKYGAKKAKG, from the coding sequence ATGCCAACTACAAACCAATTGGTTCGCAAAGGCAGATCAGTGCCGATTGTGAAAAGTAAAGTTCCTGCGCTCGGGGGCGCACCTGCAAAGCGCGGAGTGTGTACTCGTGTGTATACGACGACACCTAAAAAACCAAATTCAGCACTGAGAAAGGTTGCCAAAGTGCGCCTGACGACGGGCTTTGAGGTGATTAGTTACATCGGGGGCGAGGGCCATAATTTGCAGGAACACTCGGTTGTCCTAATTAGAGGGGGGCGAGTTAAAGATCTCCCAGGGGTGCGCTATCACGTAGTTCGAGGTAGTTTGGATACTCAGGGAGTGAAGGATCGTAAGCAGTCTCGATCTAAGTATGGAGCTAAGAAAGCTAAGGGTTAG